From Chloracidobacterium thermophilum B:
GACTTCGGTGCGGGTCGCCACGAAGCTGACCTCCATCAGCGCCGGCACAGAGCGGATGACCCTTGAAGGGCGGCTGCCCGGAATGCCCCAGCTTCGGTATCCGCTCATTCCCGGCTATGAGAACGTAGGTGAGGTCATCGAAGTCGGTGCGGACGTTGACCCGGCACAGTTTCAGGTGGGCGACCGCGTGTTCCTGCCCGGCACGGTTCGCTACGAGGGGTTTTTCTCGGTTTTTGGCGGTCAGGTTTCGGAATCGGTCAACGATGCCAAACGTCCCATCAAAGTTCCGGCTGGCATCTCGAATGAAACGGCACTGCTGCTCGCGCTGGGCGCCACGGCGCACCACGGCATACGGGACCTGGTTGCGCCCGGGACCCGTCCGTCCATTCTGGTACTGGGGCAGGGTATCGTCGGGCAGTTGGCGGCGCGCATGCTGACCCAGTACGGCGCGGAAGTGACCATTGCCGATACGATTCCCTTTCGCGTCGGGCTGGGCGAAGCCGATCACTTCATCGTGGTCCATCAGGAAATGGATATTCCGTCGGACAGTTTCGATGTCGTCGTCGAGGCGACCGGCAATGTGAGTTGTTTCGACACGGCCGTGCGCGCCCTCAAAAAGCGCGGCCATCTGCGCTCGCTGGGTTTTTACGAGGACATCCGCTTTGCCTTCGGCCCGGCTTTCATCAAGGAAATCCGGCTCGACATTGCCGGCGAGTGGGATGCGGCCGACCTGGCGGCCACCCTCCGGTTTTTGGCCGACCACGACGCGGCGCTGCATCAACTCATCACGCACCAGTTACCGGCGCGCGATCCCAACCGGGCCTATACGGTGGCGTTGCGTGACCCGGAGTGTTTGAAAATCGCACTCACATGGTAAGTTGGTGACAGGGGTGGAGGCGGCGGCGTCCACCCTGAAATGTTTTTCGGATGTTTTTCTCACACCGGGCGACGTTCCCCAGCCCCATCTCTGCCGTGAAGGCGTCCGCAGCGGTACCAGTGCATTACATTCTCACCTGACCGGGAGCGTTTCACCCATGCCATTGTCACAGGAAGTCGAAAACCTTGCCCAAACGGCGCTGCGTGCCGGACTCACGCTCAACGTCAAACGGGATGTGGACACCAGCAATGCCTTCTGGGGTGCCCTGTTCACCTTTGGGTGTCTGCCGGATTTGCAGGTCGTCATCAACGGCCCGGTCGGATGTTACACACTGCCCATCACTTCGATTCTCAACTACACGGACACCCTTCCCAACCTGCCAAACGTCATTTCGACCGATTTCACCGAACGGGAAGTCACGCTGGACGGCACGAATCCCATTTTGCGGACGACCCTCA
This genomic window contains:
- a CDS encoding zinc-binding dehydrogenase, with translation MDAIVFYAPHEIGLQSIPLPPMTPTSVRVATKLTSISAGTERMTLEGRLPGMPQLRYPLIPGYENVGEVIEVGADVDPAQFQVGDRVFLPGTVRYEGFFSVFGGQVSESVNDAKRPIKVPAGISNETALLLALGATAHHGIRDLVAPGTRPSILVLGQGIVGQLAARMLTQYGAEVTIADTIPFRVGLGEADHFIVVHQEMDIPSDSFDVVVEATGNVSCFDTAVRALKKRGHLRSLGFYEDIRFAFGPAFIKEIRLDIAGEWDAADLAATLRFLADHDAALHQLITHQLPARDPNRAYTVALRDPECLKIALTW